From a single Lactococcus carnosus genomic region:
- a CDS encoding TrkH family potassium uptake protein, whose product MFVPRFVKNMKPPQLIIFVFLTVILIGSIFLALPISDQNGQATSYLDSLFMAVSATCVTGLAVVNTADHWNTFGQVVILIMVEVGGLGFMSFLVLLLNMTGQHPSFKSKMMIRDAYSFTSINGGVNLVKSVIKLSLMIQMIGALLLSVDFIPRFGWAKGVWFSVFHAISAHSNAGFDLFETSLFQFKDNPYVLFVMSLLILSGSFGFIVWFDLINFRSIKKITLHSRLALTMTTVLVGSGTVLYSLLNVKTFDGHILSYMAQNFFLSITPRSGGFTFSNYNAISYASLVLTMILMFIGGTSGSTAGGVKTTTFGILILNIKAIFTNRNSTIYHERRIPRRIISRVYEIVFIYIGIIFTSAFILLITEHLPKNNGIEYVFFEVISALATVGLSLGLTPELTAIGKVTIMILMFIGRIGIMTVIYAVGSHAKIDEELIQYPDEEIVVG is encoded by the coding sequence ATGTTTGTGCCTCGATTTGTCAAAAATATGAAACCACCTCAGCTGATTATCTTTGTCTTTCTAACAGTCATTTTGATTGGCTCTATCTTTTTAGCATTGCCGATATCAGATCAAAATGGTCAGGCTACTTCTTATTTAGACAGTTTATTTATGGCTGTATCTGCAACCTGTGTGACGGGCTTAGCAGTCGTTAATACTGCTGATCACTGGAACACCTTTGGACAGGTCGTCATTTTAATCATGGTCGAAGTAGGCGGGCTAGGCTTTATGAGCTTTTTGGTCTTGTTGTTAAATATGACAGGCCAACATCCCTCGTTTAAGTCAAAGATGATGATTCGTGACGCCTATAGCTTTACTAGTATTAATGGTGGGGTTAATCTGGTTAAATCAGTCATTAAACTTTCCTTGATGATACAGATGATCGGTGCTTTATTATTAAGTGTAGATTTTATACCAAGATTTGGTTGGGCAAAAGGGGTCTGGTTTAGTGTCTTCCATGCCATATCCGCGCATTCAAATGCAGGATTTGACTTGTTTGAGACCTCATTATTTCAGTTTAAAGATAATCCCTATGTCTTATTTGTCATGAGTTTGCTGATTCTATCAGGGTCATTTGGTTTTATCGTCTGGTTTGACTTAATCAATTTTCGGTCAATCAAAAAAATTACCCTGCATTCTCGATTGGCTTTAACCATGACCACTGTCTTAGTAGGTAGTGGAACGGTCTTGTACAGTCTATTGAACGTCAAAACGTTTGATGGGCACATCCTTAGCTATATGGCACAAAACTTTTTCCTAAGTATCACACCACGTTCTGGCGGCTTTACCTTTAGTAACTATAACGCAATAAGTTATGCTAGTCTTGTCTTAACCATGATTTTGATGTTTATTGGTGGGACGTCAGGTTCGACTGCAGGTGGGGTAAAAACGACGACTTTTGGGATATTAATCCTGAATATTAAGGCTATCTTTACTAATCGTAATAGCACCATATACCATGAACGACGTATCCCTAGGCGGATTATTAGCCGTGTCTATGAAATTGTGTTCATCTATATCGGCATTATTTTCACATCAGCCTTTATTTTATTAATAACAGAACATTTACCCAAAAATAATGGCATCGAGTACGTTTTCTTTGAAGTGATTTCAGCTCTTGCTACAGTCGGCTTATCACTGGGACTAACACCAGAGTTGACAGCTATCGGCAAGGTAACAATCATGATTTTGATGTTTATCGGTCGAATCGGGATTATGACGGTGATTTATGCAGTCGGTAGTCATGCGAAAATCGATGAAGAGTTGATCCAATATCCAGATGAGGAAATTGTTGTTGGCTAA
- a CDS encoding potassium channel family protein, which produces MKSFCVIGLGKFGSSVVKSLINSGHEVVAIDTDAKKIDDHKDIATHVMIADATDERVLKNIEIDKFDGVVVAIGRNVQASILTTMIVIESGAKNVVAKATTDVQIKVLTKIGAGKIIEPEKDAGNRVADALTHPDIAEYLDLSDDYSFAKIAVKNKKFKGLTLYQANLTQDYQVNVAFIKKTDGTASIGKHDTVIDLDDVLYVVGNKQDIEKFSEII; this is translated from the coding sequence ATGAAAAGTTTTTGTGTGATAGGATTGGGCAAGTTTGGCTCTAGTGTCGTAAAAAGTCTGATAAACAGTGGTCATGAAGTCGTGGCAATTGATACAGATGCTAAAAAGATTGATGACCATAAAGATATCGCGACACATGTCATGATTGCGGATGCAACAGATGAACGTGTTTTGAAAAACATCGAGATTGATAAGTTTGATGGCGTCGTTGTAGCGATTGGGCGAAATGTCCAAGCGAGTATTTTAACCACGATGATTGTCATCGAAAGTGGTGCTAAAAATGTTGTTGCCAAGGCAACGACAGATGTTCAGATTAAAGTCTTGACTAAAATCGGTGCTGGTAAGATTATTGAACCAGAAAAAGATGCAGGTAACCGAGTAGCTGATGCGCTAACACACCCAGATATTGCAGAATATTTGGATTTATCAGATGACTATTCCTTTGCTAAAATCGCTGTTAAAAATAAAAAGTTTAAAGGCTTAACGCTCTACCAAGCAAATCTAACACAGGATTATCAAGTAAATGTCGCCTTTATCAAAAAAACAGATGGGACAGCCAGTATCGGTAAACATGATACGGTCATTGATTTAGATGATGTACTCTATGTGGTCGGCAACAAGCAAGATATAGAAAAATTTTCAGAAATCATATAA
- the parC gene encoding DNA topoisomerase IV subunit A, with translation MCNVQKLSLEEIMGDRFGRYSKYIIQERALPDIRDGLKPVQRRILYSMNKDGNTFEKGYRKSAKSVGNIMGNYHPHGDSSIYDAMVRLSQDWKMGQVLVEMHGNNGSMDGDPPAAMRYTEARLSEISTYLLQDIDKNTVPFAWNFDDTEKEPTVLPASFPNLLVNGSTGISAGYATDIPTHNLGEVIDATVYMIDHPKATVDKLMDFLPGPDFPTGAIIQGKSEIKRAYETGKGKVVVRSKTAIEELKGGKKEIVVTEIPYELNKASLVKKIDDVRVNAKVAGIAEVRDESDRDGLRIAIELKKDADAELILNYLLKYTDLQVNYNFNMVAIDHATPQQVGIIPILSSYIQHKREIIRSRSIFDREKSEKRLHIVEGLIRVLSILDEVIALIRASDNKADARENLMASYDFSEAQAEAIVTLQLYRLTNTDVVTLQSEEAELKERILTLSAIINDEKTMFNVMKRELREVKKKFDQPRKSVLVDEVVTIEVEAASLIVKEETIVSVTRSGYVKRTTPRSFGASKLTEIGKREDDVLLFQQAALTTQHLLMFTTLGNVIYRPIHELDDVKWKDIGTHCSSLVNNFSQDEAILFAYILDDFDTVTNQLLITTKFGLIKQVQLSDFKPWRTYRSKSLQFAKFKQADDVVIGLEFAQNLDIMLVTYNGYALRFPSTDVPLVGPKAAGVKAMNLKDADFIVASYFVSTDSFYVLTQRGALKRVKFSDLPAKSRAGRGLQILRELKKAPHKVISSGTIKNRYGGDLFAEADQEMQVLQVISNTDTLFEINLPDLNILERTSNGSFIFDETKELGVKSSKIK, from the coding sequence ATGTGCAATGTACAAAAACTCTCTTTAGAAGAAATTATGGGTGACCGCTTTGGTCGCTATTCAAAATATATCATTCAGGAGCGGGCGCTACCTGATATTCGTGATGGTTTAAAACCAGTGCAACGTCGGATTCTCTATTCGATGAACAAGGATGGTAATACCTTTGAAAAAGGGTATCGTAAGTCAGCTAAGTCTGTTGGTAATATTATGGGTAACTATCATCCACATGGTGATAGCTCGATTTATGATGCCATGGTCCGTTTATCTCAGGACTGGAAGATGGGGCAAGTTCTTGTTGAAATGCACGGGAATAACGGGTCTATGGATGGTGATCCACCAGCTGCCATGCGGTATACCGAGGCGCGGCTATCTGAAATTTCGACCTATTTATTACAAGATATCGATAAAAATACAGTCCCATTCGCCTGGAATTTTGATGATACAGAAAAAGAACCGACTGTTTTACCAGCCAGTTTTCCCAATTTATTGGTCAATGGCTCTACTGGTATCTCGGCAGGCTATGCGACTGATATCCCTACACATAATTTAGGTGAAGTGATCGATGCAACGGTTTATATGATTGATCATCCCAAGGCTACGGTCGATAAGTTAATGGACTTCTTACCTGGGCCCGATTTTCCTACTGGTGCAATCATCCAAGGGAAATCTGAGATCAAAAGAGCTTATGAAACTGGTAAGGGAAAGGTTGTTGTCCGTTCTAAGACAGCAATAGAGGAGCTTAAAGGGGGCAAAAAAGAAATTGTTGTCACTGAGATTCCCTATGAGCTAAATAAAGCGTCATTAGTTAAAAAAATCGATGATGTTCGGGTGAATGCAAAAGTAGCTGGTATTGCAGAAGTGCGTGATGAATCTGATCGTGATGGTCTGCGCATCGCCATTGAACTTAAAAAAGATGCTGATGCTGAGTTGATCTTGAACTACCTTTTAAAATATACAGATTTACAAGTCAACTATAATTTTAATATGGTGGCAATCGATCATGCGACCCCACAACAAGTCGGGATTATCCCAATTCTATCTAGCTATATCCAACATAAAAGAGAAATCATCAGATCGCGGTCGATATTTGATCGTGAAAAGTCTGAGAAACGCTTGCATATCGTTGAGGGCTTGATTCGCGTACTGAGTATTTTGGATGAAGTCATCGCCCTAATCCGTGCCAGTGATAACAAAGCTGATGCCAGAGAAAATCTGATGGCATCTTATGACTTTAGTGAAGCGCAGGCGGAAGCCATCGTTACCTTACAGCTTTATCGCCTAACCAATACAGATGTTGTCACTTTACAAAGTGAAGAAGCCGAACTAAAAGAACGGATTTTGACCTTGTCTGCCATCATTAATGATGAAAAAACGATGTTTAATGTCATGAAACGTGAATTGCGTGAAGTTAAAAAGAAATTTGACCAACCGCGCAAAAGTGTCTTAGTAGATGAGGTTGTGACGATAGAAGTCGAAGCAGCATCACTCATCGTCAAAGAAGAAACCATCGTCAGTGTGACGCGTTCAGGTTATGTGAAACGGACGACACCAAGAAGTTTTGGTGCCTCTAAATTAACTGAGATTGGGAAACGTGAAGATGACGTCTTGCTGTTTCAGCAGGCTGCCTTGACAACCCAGCATCTACTCATGTTCACGACACTAGGAAATGTGATTTATCGTCCTATTCATGAACTAGATGATGTCAAATGGAAAGATATTGGGACGCATTGTTCCTCTTTAGTCAATAACTTTTCTCAAGATGAAGCGATTTTATTTGCTTATATTTTAGATGATTTTGACACAGTCACGAATCAGTTACTCATCACGACCAAGTTTGGCTTGATCAAGCAAGTGCAACTGTCTGACTTTAAACCATGGCGGACGTATCGATCGAAATCACTCCAATTTGCCAAGTTTAAACAGGCAGATGATGTTGTTATTGGGTTAGAATTTGCTCAGAACTTAGATATCATGCTTGTGACCTATAATGGTTATGCCCTTAGGTTCCCATCAACAGATGTACCTCTTGTCGGCCCTAAAGCAGCAGGTGTTAAAGCAATGAATTTGAAGGATGCTGATTTTATCGTCGCGAGTTATTTTGTCAGTACTGACTCCTTCTATGTCCTAACACAACGTGGCGCCTTAAAACGCGTTAAATTTAGTGACCTACCTGCTAAAAGTCGTGCAGGTCGTGGCTTGCAAATCCTACGTGAACTCAAAAAAGCGCCACATAAAGTGATTAGCTCAGGCACAATCAAAAATAGGTACGGTGGTGACTTATTTGCGGAAGCTGATCAGGAAATGCAAGTCTTACAAGTTATCTCTAACACAGATACCTTATTTGAAATTAACTTACCAGATTTGAATATCCTAGAACGTACGTCAAATGGCTCATTTATCTTTGATGAGACAAAAGAACTTGGTGTTAAGTCGTCTAAAATCAAGTAA
- a CDS encoding collagen binding domain-containing protein, whose product MDKDKKPVDPNDFKADGTVDLSYAWAIPNHLKNDYTLKNGDFFEFSLPDNLIYESSSGTLKNDKTGKDYGVFQINSDGRVRFTFNNVTDVSDIDGVFNYSRSKIKSTVPGKTEIKIPLTSGVQSQPIIIKPTGGDNIKKTGAFDKNPNPSKIDWDVTINTNGNHLVNAVVSDAFPPGNTYDSVEVFPLTIDTKGNVTGQGKALNKDSDYTVDSKGTVNKCV is encoded by the coding sequence TTGGATAAAGATAAAAAGCCAGTTGATCCGAATGATTTTAAAGCAGATGGGACTGTTGATTTATCTTACGCGTGGGCTATTCCCAATCACTTAAAAAATGACTACACATTAAAAAATGGCGACTTTTTTGAGTTTAGTTTGCCAGATAATCTCATATACGAATCAAGTTCAGGTACATTAAAAAATGATAAAACCGGAAAAGATTACGGTGTATTTCAGATAAATAGCGATGGTCGGGTTAGATTTACTTTTAACAATGTAACAGATGTATCTGATATAGATGGTGTCTTTAATTATAGTCGATCAAAAATAAAGTCGACTGTTCCAGGAAAGACTGAAATTAAAATACCTCTAACAAGTGGGGTCCAATCACAGCCCATTATTATCAAACCTACAGGCGGTGATAACATTAAAAAGACAGGGGCATTTGATAAAAACCCTAATCCATCGAAGATAGACTGGGATGTAACCATCAATACAAATGGTAATCATTTAGTAAATGCAGTGGTTTCAGATGCCTTTCCACCAGGGAATACCTATGATAGTGTTGAAGTATTTCCATTAACTATCGATACAAAAGGTAATGTTACTGGTCAAGGAAAAGCACTGAATAAGGACAGCGATTACACTGTAGATAGCAAAGGGACTGTTAACAAGTGCGTCTGA
- a CDS encoding Cna B-type domain-containing protein: protein MLTSASDWTYSFTDLPKFRAGKAIVYTVTEDSLDNYTPKTNGYDITNSYTPAKTSVSVSKLWDDKDDQDGLRPKSIKVQLYAGENPIGDPVTLDSDNQWATTFSDLDLKAKGQLISYTVKEVDTIKGYTPTINDIDQGNIIITNAHTPELIEVKGTKTWDDKDNQDGLRPDKIIVNLMDGETKVASKEVVSVLIRSLLTC from the coding sequence CTGTTAACAAGTGCGTCTGACTGGACATATAGTTTTACTGACCTACCAAAATTCAGAGCTGGTAAAGCAATTGTATACACCGTCACTGAAGATAGTTTAGACAACTATACACCAAAAACTAATGGTTATGACATTACCAATAGCTACACACCTGCGAAGACAAGTGTCTCAGTAAGTAAACTATGGGATGATAAAGACGACCAGGATGGTCTACGTCCAAAGAGTATTAAAGTGCAACTCTATGCAGGTGAGAACCCAATAGGTGATCCTGTAACATTGGACTCAGATAATCAATGGGCGACGACGTTTAGTGATTTAGATTTAAAAGCTAAAGGTCAACTCATTAGCTACACGGTTAAAGAAGTAGATACAATAAAAGGGTATACGCCAACTATCAATGATATTGATCAAGGTAATATCATCATTACCAATGCCCATACCCCTGAACTGATTGAAGTTAAAGGAACTAAAACTTGGGATGATAAAGATAACCAGGATGGTCTCCGCCCAGACAAAATCATCGTTAACTTAATGGATGGTGAAACAAAAGTCGCCTCTAAAGAAGTGGTATCCGTCCTGATAAGATCACTGTTAACTTGTTAG
- a CDS encoding Cna B-type domain-containing protein: protein MLADGKQVATKAVTADTNWTYSFTNLPKFEAGKAIVYTVSEATVTGYDVTVNGTDLTNTHAPELIAVNGTKTWSDNNNQDGIRPDKITVNLLADGKQVATKAVTAKDDWKYSFVSLPKFVAGKAIVYTVSEVTVTGYDTTVNGYDLTNTHTPAKPNQPVTPTTPNKPKGSNLPKISEMINSLYNLIGFVMLALAGFGLVLAKKGKL, encoded by the coding sequence TTGTTAGCTGATGGTAAACAAGTTGCGACTAAAGCCGTAACAGCTGATACGAACTGGACATACAGCTTTACTAACCTACCAAAATTTGAAGCTGGTAAAGCAATCGTCTATACAGTTTCTGAAGCAACAGTAACAGGTTATGATGTAACGGTTAATGGTACTGACTTAACGAATACGCATGCTCCTGAACTGATAGCAGTTAATGGTACTAAGACTTGGTCAGATAATAATAACCAAGACGGTATCCGCCCTGATAAGATCACTGTTAACTTGTTAGCTGATGGTAAACAAGTTGCGACTAAAGCCGTAACAGCTAAAGATGACTGGAAATATAGCTTTGTTAGTCTTCCAAAATTTGTGGCAGGAAAAGCAATCGTCTATACAGTTTCTGAAGTAACAGTAACAGGTTATGACACAACGGTTAACGGGTATGATTTAACCAATACCCATACACCTGCTAAACCGAATCAACCTGTTACACCAACTACACCTAACAAACCAAAAGGTAGTAATTTACCGAAAATATCTGAGATGATCAATAGTCTATATAATCTCATTGGGTTCGTCATGCTTGCACTTGCTGGATTTGGCTTAGTTTTGGCAAAAAAAGGTAAGTTGTAA
- the lspA gene encoding signal peptidase II codes for MKLKKIGLPILIILGIVIDQIVKIAVVDHFALSQQKVVLKGVLSLTKLHNNGAAWSLLEGQQWFFTITTILVLVAATWFLIKNLHKNWYAFGLTLIISGALGNFIDRVRQGYVVDMFQLDFINFPIFNVADMLLSIGFVILFIGILTEKDED; via the coding sequence ATGAAGTTAAAAAAAATAGGGTTACCGATTCTCATCATTTTGGGAATTGTCATTGACCAAATCGTCAAGATAGCAGTTGTTGATCATTTTGCTTTATCACAACAAAAAGTTGTGTTAAAAGGGGTCTTGTCCCTCACAAAGTTACATAATAATGGTGCTGCTTGGTCCTTACTAGAAGGACAGCAGTGGTTCTTTACGATTACTACCATACTTGTATTAGTCGCAGCGACCTGGTTTTTAATCAAGAATTTACACAAAAATTGGTATGCCTTTGGCCTAACCTTGATTATCTCAGGTGCGTTGGGGAATTTTATCGATCGAGTCCGTCAGGGTTATGTTGTCGATATGTTCCAACTGGATTTTATCAATTTTCCGATTTTTAATGTCGCAGATATGTTATTAAGTATTGGGTTTGTCATCCTATTTATCGGGATTTTAACAGAAAAGGATGAAGATTAA
- a CDS encoding RluA family pseudouridine synthase: MKIKIKATQVGSRLDKAISDASNVSRTQANDLIKADAVFVNGEVKKAKYKVLENDLVSFVIPEPKVLSYEAENIPLDIVYEDDDVAVINKPQGMVVHPSAGHHSGTLVNALMYHMTKLSSINGVIRPGIVHRIDKDTSGLLMVAKNDQAHELLAAQLKDHSSKRRYLAIIHGNLLNDRGVIEAPIGRNPKDRKKQAVIAGGKHALTHFEVLERFGEFTLVNLTLETGRTHQIRVHMAYIGHPVAGDPLYGPKNVLKPNHGQLLHAEILGFKHPTSQEWLEFEIEPPKLFKSTLEKLRVTD, from the coding sequence ATGAAAATTAAAATCAAAGCAACACAGGTTGGGTCACGACTTGATAAAGCCATTTCAGATGCCTCTAATGTGTCTAGAACACAAGCCAATGACTTAATCAAAGCAGATGCTGTATTTGTCAATGGTGAAGTCAAAAAAGCGAAATATAAGGTATTAGAAAATGATCTGGTCTCATTTGTGATCCCTGAACCAAAAGTTTTATCTTATGAGGCTGAAAATATCCCACTAGATATCGTCTATGAAGATGATGATGTGGCTGTGATTAACAAACCGCAAGGTATGGTTGTGCATCCATCGGCAGGCCATCATTCAGGAACACTAGTGAATGCCTTGATGTATCACATGACAAAATTATCTAGTATTAATGGCGTGATCAGACCTGGTATTGTTCATCGGATCGATAAAGATACGAGTGGCTTACTGATGGTTGCCAAAAATGATCAAGCACATGAGCTGTTAGCAGCGCAGTTGAAAGATCATAGCTCTAAGCGCCGTTATTTGGCCATTATTCATGGTAATCTCTTAAATGACCGTGGTGTGATTGAAGCACCGATTGGGCGTAATCCTAAAGATCGTAAGAAACAGGCAGTGATTGCTGGTGGGAAACATGCCTTGACTCATTTTGAAGTGCTAGAGCGCTTTGGCGAGTTTACGCTGGTTAATTTGACACTTGAAACAGGGCGGACGCATCAAATTCGCGTCCACATGGCCTATATCGGTCATCCAGTAGCAGGAGACCCATTGTACGGTCCTAAAAATGTCTTGAAGCCAAACCATGGTCAATTACTGCACGCTGAGATATTAGGCTTTAAGCATCCAACATCTCAAGAATGGTTGGAGTTTGAGATTGAACCGCCTAAATTATTTAAGTCAACCCTTGAAAAACTCAGAGTGACAGACTAA
- a CDS encoding sensor histidine kinase — protein MQEGKLRIYFGYVAGVGKTYAMLAAAHEEKYNGVDLVVGYVEPHNRPDTTALIAGLEQLSPKEITYRDRPFYEVDVDQVIKRNPQVVIIDELAHSNIIGSRNHKRFQDVEEILRAGIDVYTTLNVQHIESAFEQIEAITGVRVNERIPDYLFDNASQIELIDIDPAELIERLHKGKIYHQSQVQHSLDHFFTLKKLRALREIALRKTADQVNHAALKNDSNYDGASAKEHILVCVSASLTTPGVIRSAAKLVRAFKGDFTALHVVTERDDYLTKAERKQLQANLRLADQLGAKIAVIYGENFSEQISEYVKVSHISKLVVGKSSDKRFFKGRTFINDVAQAVPNLGIYIIPMVNEQQPNRFFLKKLGKVDLHFDMSDLVKTLLMLVCCTILGLFAEKVGFSFSNVIILYILGVQVNALVTKGRIFSFISSLLAVLCFNFFFTEPYFSLRAIDSSYPATFFVMLTAGLITSNLIKKIKAQVRLNSDRAHRTELLFQTNQALQIPESSSETLAVTANALISLLARDIVIYPVEDGIRQKEVYYPAGNTTYTLDTYQNLKESGVAEWVLYNNKRAGATTDTLSAAKFLYLSIRRKQAVFAIIGILMADTDPLDPFEKEVSLAILGEAALVLEKDTLRRQQQKVALEMEQEQLRSNLLRSISHDLRTPLTSISGNAKLMLDNSTRIAEASKQELLSFIYDDALWLTNLIENLLMITRLEGDVALNLQANNLDDVIRAAIKHVDPHLDEHVFNLTISEADLFVNMDPALIMQVIINLLNNAVKYTHQGSIIDLRVTASDKTVCLEVADNGPGISDKALAKLFDLFYTSTDSPDAARGLGIGLALCKTIITIHKGEIYAKHQLPSGTIIGFTLPRMEIKANE, from the coding sequence ATGCAAGAAGGTAAGTTAAGAATATATTTTGGCTATGTTGCTGGTGTCGGGAAAACCTATGCCATGTTAGCAGCTGCCCATGAAGAGAAATATAATGGGGTAGATTTAGTTGTTGGCTATGTTGAGCCACATAATAGACCGGATACGACTGCATTAATTGCAGGACTTGAGCAGCTGTCCCCTAAGGAAATTACCTATAGAGATAGACCATTTTATGAGGTCGATGTCGATCAAGTTATCAAAAGAAATCCGCAAGTTGTTATCATAGATGAGCTTGCACATAGTAACATTATTGGGTCACGTAATCACAAGCGTTTTCAGGATGTCGAAGAAATTTTAAGGGCTGGTATTGATGTCTATACGACCTTAAATGTGCAACATATTGAGAGTGCATTTGAACAGATAGAAGCCATAACAGGCGTCCGTGTTAATGAAAGAATTCCAGATTATCTATTTGATAATGCGAGTCAAATTGAACTGATTGATATTGACCCTGCTGAGCTCATTGAGCGACTACATAAGGGGAAGATTTATCATCAGTCACAGGTCCAACACTCACTGGATCATTTTTTTACCTTAAAAAAACTGCGCGCCCTAAGGGAAATAGCCTTACGTAAAACTGCGGATCAAGTCAATCATGCTGCACTAAAAAATGACAGTAATTACGATGGTGCTTCTGCTAAGGAGCATATTTTAGTCTGTGTGTCGGCTTCCTTGACAACACCAGGTGTGATTCGGTCTGCAGCAAAGCTGGTCAGGGCATTCAAAGGTGACTTTACAGCCCTACATGTTGTCACTGAAAGAGATGACTACTTAACTAAAGCAGAACGTAAACAACTACAAGCTAATCTGCGTTTAGCTGATCAACTCGGCGCAAAAATCGCAGTTATTTACGGTGAAAATTTTTCTGAACAGATCTCTGAATACGTCAAAGTGAGTCATATTTCTAAGCTTGTTGTTGGTAAATCATCAGACAAGCGATTTTTTAAGGGGCGTACCTTTATAAATGATGTGGCACAAGCAGTGCCTAATTTAGGAATTTACATTATTCCCATGGTAAATGAGCAGCAGCCCAACCGATTTTTTCTCAAAAAACTCGGTAAGGTTGACCTTCATTTTGACATGAGTGATTTAGTCAAGACATTACTTATGCTAGTGTGCTGTACGATTTTGGGTCTATTTGCAGAGAAAGTCGGCTTTAGTTTTTCAAATGTAATCATCCTATATATTTTAGGGGTTCAAGTCAACGCCTTGGTCACAAAAGGTAGAATTTTTAGTTTTATCTCGTCACTACTTGCGGTATTGTGTTTTAACTTCTTCTTTACAGAACCTTATTTTTCACTTAGGGCCATAGACTCAAGTTATCCGGCGACTTTTTTTGTCATGCTGACAGCGGGGCTTATCACGAGTAATTTGATCAAAAAGATTAAGGCGCAAGTTCGCCTAAATTCTGATCGGGCCCATCGAACAGAGCTCTTGTTTCAAACTAATCAAGCATTGCAGATTCCAGAGAGTAGCAGTGAGACTTTAGCTGTTACAGCAAATGCCTTGATCAGTCTATTAGCAAGAGATATTGTGATCTATCCTGTAGAAGATGGTATCAGGCAAAAAGAGGTCTACTATCCAGCAGGTAACACGACCTATACTTTAGACACTTACCAAAATTTAAAAGAGTCAGGTGTGGCAGAGTGGGTACTTTATAATAATAAGCGTGCTGGTGCGACAACGGATACTTTATCTGCTGCAAAATTCCTGTATCTATCCATCAGGCGAAAACAAGCTGTTTTTGCAATTATTGGGATTTTGATGGCGGATACTGATCCACTAGACCCATTTGAGAAGGAAGTATCCTTGGCCATCTTAGGAGAAGCAGCTTTAGTATTGGAAAAAGATACCTTGCGAAGACAACAACAAAAAGTTGCATTAGAAATGGAACAAGAGCAGCTAAGAAGTAACCTATTACGCTCTATATCGCATGACTTGAGAACACCACTCACTAGCATTTCAGGTAATGCTAAGCTCATGCTAGATAACAGTACGCGTATAGCAGAAGCAAGTAAGCAAGAGTTACTATCATTTATCTATGATGACGCATTATGGTTGACCAACTTGATCGAGAATTTGCTGATGATTACCCGACTAGAAGGGGATGTTGCACTTAACTTACAGGCAAATAATCTGGATGATGTGATTCGGGCAGCAATTAAACATGTTGATCCCCATCTGGATGAGCATGTCTTTAACCTGACGATATCAGAAGCAGATTTGTTTGTTAATATGGATCCTGCATTGATTATGCAAGTGATCATTAATTTATTAAACAATGCTGTAAAATACACACATCAGGGGTCAATAATCGACTTGCGCGTGACAGCTAGTGACAAAACTGTTTGCCTTGAAGTTGCTGATAATGGCCCAGGCATATCTGATAAAGCACTTGCAAAACTATTTGATCTCTTTTATACGTCTACGGATTCCCCAGATGCGGCACGTGGATTAGGCATTGGGCTAGCACTTTGCAAAACGATTATCACCATCCACAAAGGTGAAATTTATGCTAAGCATCAGCTACCTAGTGGCACGATTATCGGGTTTACTTTACCCAGGATGGAGATAAAGGCTAATGAATGA